In the Flavobacterium sp. J372 genome, one interval contains:
- the ruvA gene encoding Holliday junction branch migration protein RuvA produces MIAHLQGRMVEKSPTEIVIDCNGVGYQVNISLHTYSLLPDSESVKLYTYLQIKEDAHTLFGFTEKAERELFKLLISVSGVGAGTARTMLSSLEPRQVISAIASGNAGAIQAIKGIGAKTAQRVILDLKDKVLKLYDLEEVSAPGYNTNRDEALSALEVLGFNKKLAEKALEKVLKDNPAANVEMMIKQALKNL; encoded by the coding sequence ATGATAGCACATCTTCAGGGAAGGATGGTTGAAAAATCACCTACAGAGATAGTTATAGACTGCAACGGGGTGGGCTATCAGGTTAATATTTCCTTACATACCTATTCGTTGCTGCCAGATTCTGAAAGCGTGAAATTGTATACCTATCTGCAGATAAAAGAAGACGCTCATACACTTTTCGGCTTCACTGAAAAGGCTGAGCGGGAGTTATTTAAACTGCTTATTTCTGTTTCTGGAGTCGGGGCAGGCACAGCCAGGACAATGCTTTCATCACTTGAGCCAAGGCAGGTTATTAGCGCTATAGCTTCAGGAAATGCAGGGGCTATCCAGGCCATCAAGGGTATTGGTGCAAAGACCGCCCAGCGCGTGATACTTGACCTGAAGGATAAAGTGTTAAAACTCTATGATTTGGAAGAAGTTTCGGCGCCGGGTTACAATACAAACAGGGATGAAGCGTTATCAGCGTTGGAGGTATTAGGATTTAACAAAAAATTAGCAGAAAAAGCTTTAGAGAAGGTGCTGAAGGATAACCCGGCAGCCAATGTTGAAATGATGATAAAGCAGGCATTAAAAAATTTATAA
- a CDS encoding NADP-dependent malic enzyme → MNQYSKRREALLYHAKPQPGKIQVVPTKAYATQRDLSLAYSPGVAEPCLEIAKDTDKVYKYTAKGNLVAVISNGTAVLGLGDIGPEASKPVMEGKGLLFKIFAGIDVFDIEVDATDIDKFVETVKAIAPTFGGINLEDIKAPESFEIERRLVEELNIPVMHDDQHGTAIISSAALLNALELAEKYIDEVKVVVSGAGSAALACANLYIALGVRVENIIMFDKDGMLVSSRTDLSDLQLKYAKDGEAVTLSQAIKGADVFLGLSVGNILTTEMLKSMNANPIVFAMANPVPEIDYDVAVATREDVIMATGRSDHPNQVNNVLGFPYIFRGALDVRATKINEAMKMAAVSALAELAKAPVPEQVNIAYGETKLNFGRDYIIPKPFDPRLITVVAPAVARAAMDSGVARRPINDWDSYVEELLNRLGNDNKMVRLLTNRAKTDPKRIVFAEADHLPVLKAAQIVMEEKIGIPILLGNKETIEELKKEIDFEGEVTIIDPKTDEENTRRNHYAQVFYDKKKRRGVQLLDAQKWMRERNYFAAMMVNEGDADAMVTGFSRSYPTTVKPIMQLIDKAPGVTRIATTNMMMTNRGPIFLSDTAINPDPTAEDLAKIALMTARTVRLFGMEPVVAMVSFSNFGSSSDKNAVKVREAVDYLHQNYPDLIVDGEIQADFALNAEMLSDKFPFSKLSGKKVNTLIFPNLAAANITYKLLKELDKSVSIGPIMLGMDKPVHIFQLGASVEEMVNMAAVAVVDAQEKEKRFRMSKKPE, encoded by the coding sequence ATGAACCAGTACAGTAAACGCCGCGAGGCGCTTTTATACCACGCAAAACCACAACCCGGAAAAATACAGGTAGTACCGACCAAGGCTTATGCCACACAGCGCGACCTTTCGCTTGCCTACTCTCCCGGTGTTGCAGAGCCCTGCCTTGAAATTGCAAAAGATACCGACAAAGTTTATAAATATACCGCAAAAGGCAACCTTGTTGCCGTAATATCAAATGGTACAGCCGTGCTTGGTCTGGGTGATATTGGGCCGGAAGCGTCTAAGCCTGTGATGGAAGGTAAAGGTTTGCTGTTTAAGATATTTGCAGGCATTGATGTTTTTGATATTGAAGTAGATGCTACTGATATTGATAAATTCGTCGAGACAGTGAAAGCAATCGCGCCTACTTTTGGCGGTATCAACCTTGAAGATATCAAGGCTCCGGAATCATTCGAAATCGAGCGCCGGCTTGTTGAGGAACTGAACATTCCGGTGATGCATGATGACCAGCACGGTACTGCAATTATATCATCAGCTGCATTGCTAAATGCGCTGGAACTTGCTGAAAAATATATTGATGAGGTAAAGGTAGTAGTGTCTGGCGCAGGTTCTGCCGCGCTTGCATGTGCTAACTTATATATTGCTTTGGGAGTTAGAGTCGAAAACATCATAATGTTTGATAAAGACGGTATGCTGGTAAGCAGCCGTACCGACCTGAGCGACCTCCAGCTGAAATATGCAAAAGATGGTGAAGCGGTTACGCTTAGCCAGGCTATTAAAGGCGCTGATGTTTTTTTGGGGCTGTCTGTTGGCAATATCCTGACTACTGAAATGCTGAAAAGTATGAATGCCAACCCGATTGTTTTTGCAATGGCCAACCCGGTGCCTGAAATTGATTATGACGTTGCAGTGGCAACCCGAGAAGATGTTATTATGGCAACAGGCCGCAGTGACCATCCTAACCAGGTGAATAACGTACTCGGCTTCCCGTATATCTTCCGTGGTGCGCTTGATGTACGTGCCACTAAAATAAACGAAGCTATGAAAATGGCTGCGGTTTCGGCATTGGCTGAACTTGCCAAAGCCCCTGTGCCGGAACAGGTGAACATTGCGTATGGTGAAACAAAGCTTAATTTCGGGCGCGATTATATTATTCCTAAACCTTTTGATCCGCGGCTGATTACGGTTGTAGCTCCTGCTGTGGCCCGTGCCGCAATGGATTCGGGTGTGGCAAGGAGGCCGATAAACGATTGGGATTCGTATGTTGAGGAATTACTGAACCGCCTTGGCAATGATAATAAGATGGTACGCCTGCTCACCAACCGTGCCAAGACTGACCCTAAACGTATTGTTTTTGCTGAAGCTGACCATTTGCCTGTGTTGAAAGCAGCACAAATCGTGATGGAGGAGAAGATAGGCATACCAATACTTCTGGGTAATAAGGAAACTATTGAAGAGCTTAAGAAGGAGATTGATTTTGAGGGGGAAGTTACAATAATTGACCCTAAGACTGACGAAGAAAATACTCGCCGGAACCACTATGCGCAGGTGTTTTATGATAAAAAGAAACGCCGTGGGGTACAGTTGCTTGATGCGCAAAAATGGATGCGCGAGCGTAACTATTTTGCAGCAATGATGGTGAACGAAGGCGATGCAGATGCTATGGTTACCGGTTTTTCACGCAGTTACCCGACAACTGTGAAGCCGATAATGCAGCTTATTGACAAAGCACCCGGGGTGACACGCATTGCTACAACCAATATGATGATGACCAACCGCGGCCCCATTTTCCTGTCAGATACCGCGATAAACCCGGACCCAACCGCTGAAGACCTTGCCAAGATTGCGCTGATGACAGCGCGTACAGTACGTTTATTTGGTATGGAGCCGGTTGTGGCTATGGTGTCATTCTCAAACTTTGGCTCATCATCAGATAAAAATGCAGTAAAAGTGCGTGAGGCGGTTGATTACCTTCACCAAAACTATCCTGACCTGATAGTTGACGGTGAAATACAGGCCGACTTTGCCCTGAACGCCGAAATGTTGAGCGATAAATTCCCGTTCTCAAAACTTTCAGGTAAAAAAGTGAATACCCTTATTTTTCCGAATCTTGCAGCTGCAAATATTACATATAAATTGCTAAAGGAACTTGATAAATCGGTATCTATCGGCCCAATAATGCTGGGTATGGATAAGCCTGTGCACATCTTCCAGCTGGGAGCAAGTGTTGAAGAAATGGTAAACATGGCTGCCGTTGCGGTTGTTGATGCGCAGGAGAAAGAAAAGCGCTTCCGTATGTCAAAAAAACCAGAATAG
- the ruvB gene encoding Holliday junction branch migration DNA helicase RuvB — MNENLDPTNKSYNLEELDLEKKLRPLSFDDFTGQDQVLENLKIFVQAANLRSEALDHTLFHGPPGLGKTTLANILANELGVGIKITSGPVLDKPGDLAGLLTNLEERDILFIDEIHRLSPVVEEYLYSAMEDFRIDIMIESGPNARSVQIGLNPFTLVGATTRSGLLTAPMRARFGISSRLQYYTTELLTTIVQRSSMILKMPITMEAAIEIAGRSRGTPRIANALLRRVRDFAQIKGNGKIDIEIAKYSLKALNVDAHGLDEMDNRILTTIIDKFKGGPVGLSTLATAVSESGETIEEVYEPFLIQEGFIIRTPRGREVTEKAYKHLGRIKHNIQGGLF; from the coding sequence ATGAACGAGAATCTGGATCCCACAAATAAGAGCTACAATCTTGAAGAGCTTGACCTTGAGAAGAAACTCAGGCCGCTTTCATTTGATGACTTTACGGGTCAGGACCAGGTATTGGAAAACCTGAAGATATTCGTACAGGCAGCTAACCTTCGCAGTGAGGCGCTCGACCATACGCTATTTCATGGCCCTCCCGGTTTGGGTAAAACAACCCTTGCCAACATCCTGGCAAATGAGCTGGGTGTGGGCATAAAAATTACATCAGGCCCGGTGCTTGATAAGCCGGGAGACCTTGCAGGGCTTCTCACAAACCTTGAAGAACGCGATATTTTATTTATTGACGAGATTCACCGCCTTAGCCCTGTGGTAGAAGAGTATCTATACTCAGCCATGGAAGATTTCAGGATAGACATCATGATTGAAAGTGGTCCTAATGCACGCTCGGTGCAAATAGGCCTGAATCCATTTACATTGGTTGGCGCCACTACACGCTCAGGTTTGCTTACGGCGCCGATGCGGGCACGTTTCGGAATATCAAGCAGGCTGCAGTATTACACAACAGAGCTTTTGACTACAATTGTACAGCGCAGTTCGATGATATTAAAAATGCCGATTACCATGGAAGCGGCTATTGAGATTGCAGGCCGCAGCCGTGGTACGCCGCGTATTGCCAATGCACTTTTGCGGCGTGTGCGTGACTTCGCCCAAATAAAAGGCAATGGAAAGATAGACATTGAGATTGCAAAATATTCACTTAAGGCATTGAACGTGGATGCCCACGGACTTGATGAAATGGACAATCGCATCCTTACCACCATTATCGATAAATTTAAAGGCGGGCCGGTTGGACTCTCAACACTTGCGACAGCAGTGTCTGAAAGCGGTGAAACAATAGAGGAGGTGTATGAACCGTTCCTCATTCAGGAAGGATTCATTATAAGGACACCAAGAGGCAGGGAAGTAACGGAAAAGGCTTATAAACATTTAGGAAGGATAAAGCATAATATTCAAGGCGGATTGTTTTGA
- a CDS encoding GNAT family N-acetyltransferase, with protein MENSEFVNNQSQNQFELHKDRHVAFLEYILQNDKIYLTHTEAPQALRGTGAAASLVKQALEYSREHGLTVVPQCSYVAKFISKNDKYSDVLSDGYQM; from the coding sequence ATGGAAAATTCAGAATTTGTAAATAACCAAAGCCAGAACCAGTTTGAACTTCATAAAGATAGGCATGTAGCTTTCTTGGAATATATATTGCAGAATGATAAAATATATCTTACGCATACCGAGGCGCCGCAGGCTTTACGTGGTACCGGCGCTGCAGCCAGCCTTGTAAAGCAGGCTCTGGAATACAGTCGTGAGCACGGACTTACCGTAGTGCCGCAATGTTCATATGTTGCTAAGTTTATTTCAAAAAATGACAAATACAGCGATGTGTTAAGTGATGGCTACCAGATGTAG
- a CDS encoding APC family permease: MQNNPDEKDMKRELGLLDGTMLVVGSMIGSGIFIVSADMVRNVGSAGWLILIWVLSGIMTMIAAVSYGELSAMFPKAGGQYVYLKEAYSKLIAFLYGWSFFAVIQTGTIAAVGVAFGKFAAYLYPPLSDENVLYEIGSFKLNAAQLVSIATIILLTYINSRGVKNGKYIQTVFTITKIASLFGLIIFGFVLAANADVWDTNWADAWTAKQYIKDTDAWNAIGGGVLLSAVAASMVGSLFSSDAWNGVTFISGEIKNPQRNVGLSLFYGTLIVTVIYIAANIMYLAVMPINDIAFAASDRVGVEASKSIFGSTGTYIIAIMIMISTFGCNNGLILAGARVYYTMAKDGLFFNKAASLNRASVPGWGLWFQCFWASALCLTGKYGDLLDFVMIIVVIFYILTIAGIFILRKKMPDAERPYKAFGYPVLPAVYIILATVFCIMLLKDRPETCGWGVLIMLAGIPVYYATKNKS, encoded by the coding sequence ATGCAAAATAATCCTGACGAAAAAGATATGAAACGCGAACTGGGCCTGCTAGACGGCACTATGCTGGTAGTAGGCTCTATGATAGGTTCAGGCATCTTTATAGTAAGCGCCGATATGGTGCGTAATGTAGGCAGCGCCGGCTGGCTTATATTAATTTGGGTACTTTCAGGCATTATGACAATGATTGCGGCCGTGAGTTACGGAGAGCTGAGCGCCATGTTCCCTAAAGCAGGCGGGCAGTATGTGTACCTGAAAGAAGCCTACAGTAAGCTCATAGCATTTTTATATGGATGGAGCTTTTTTGCAGTGATACAGACAGGCACAATTGCCGCCGTGGGGGTTGCCTTTGGTAAGTTTGCCGCCTACCTTTATCCTCCGTTAAGTGATGAGAATGTCCTGTATGAAATTGGCTCTTTTAAGCTTAATGCAGCACAGCTGGTTTCAATTGCTACAATCATATTACTTACGTACATCAACAGCCGTGGAGTAAAGAACGGCAAATACATACAAACCGTTTTTACAATTACCAAGATCGCGTCGCTGTTTGGGCTCATCATTTTCGGGTTTGTACTGGCTGCCAATGCTGATGTATGGGATACCAACTGGGCTGATGCCTGGACGGCAAAACAATACATAAAAGACACTGATGCATGGAATGCCATCGGCGGCGGGGTACTCCTTTCTGCTGTGGCAGCGTCAATGGTAGGCTCTTTGTTTTCAAGTGATGCATGGAATGGAGTAACTTTCATTTCCGGCGAGATAAAAAACCCACAGCGAAATGTGGGCCTCAGCCTTTTTTATGGCACGCTGATAGTTACCGTGATATATATTGCTGCCAACATTATGTACCTGGCTGTAATGCCCATTAATGATATTGCGTTTGCCGCGAGTGACAGGGTGGGTGTTGAAGCATCAAAAAGCATATTCGGCAGCACAGGCACTTACATTATTGCGATAATGATAATGATTTCTACCTTTGGCTGTAATAACGGGCTGATACTGGCAGGAGCCCGGGTATATTATACCATGGCTAAAGATGGCTTGTTCTTTAACAAAGCGGCCAGTCTTAACCGCGCCAGTGTACCTGGCTGGGGGTTGTGGTTCCAGTGTTTCTGGGCATCGGCACTGTGCCTTACCGGGAAGTATGGCGACCTGCTTGATTTTGTGATGATCATTGTGGTGATTTTTTATATCCTGACCATTGCCGGGATTTTCATACTCCGCAAAAAAATGCCTGATGCAGAAAGGCCTTACAAAGCATTTGGCTACCCGGTGCTGCCAGCAGTTTACATAATACTGGCTACAGTTTTTTGTATTATGCTTTTAAAAGACAGGCCCGAAACCTGCGGATGGGGTGTGTTAATTATGCTGGCAGGCATACCTGTGTATTATGCAACAAAAAATAAAAGCTAA
- a CDS encoding PAS domain S-box protein, with translation MDLTINRIKDAVISLDGKGRYIFLNDAALNIHPLGREKTLGKVIWDIHPQTVGTVFWDIYHKAIETGVMHEGESYYAALDKWFSVKVYPSDNGTTIFYQDVTESKSISIQLGKSEEKYRTLFYKSPLPAWLYDFETLQFIDVNEAAIRHYGYTRDEFLSMTIKDIRPEEDVMPLLEEIAEVKENNFDGTVNSTWRHIKKNGDVIIVEATAHSFEHEGRTVRIVIVHDITEKTLMQRKLIENQIKLNEAQAIGHMGYWDVDLKTNLHTWSPELFKIFGLEANEAKPSVHLFLSLIHPEDRQIAEKLIKRALYDHKDAKRDFRFVTTSGEKRHGYIEWKFEYDLGNVPVRLFGIVQDITSRKDAEESAKLLEAKIKEQKIQQQKKISKAIIKAQEKQKNYIAQELHDNINQILYGARFHLGAVGRKNEAVKEVIKEPAEQIGKAMEEIHSLCQNLVSPLTDVNLEEIINDLILKLNCHDDTSLNINFSYSAPIEFSDEIKLNIYRIIQEQLHNIFKYADASNVNISLNLCDGCICVTVEDDGKGFDVNEKRKGFGISNIMHRAEAFNGKVKIKSKIGEGTKTKVVIPYNLVAEEGTEVYMD, from the coding sequence CTGGATTTAACTATTAACCGCATTAAAGATGCCGTGATTTCGCTTGACGGTAAAGGCCGATATATATTTTTAAATGACGCTGCCCTGAATATACATCCTTTGGGCCGGGAGAAGACACTGGGTAAAGTAATATGGGACATACATCCGCAAACGGTTGGGACAGTTTTCTGGGACATTTATCATAAAGCTATAGAAACAGGTGTGATGCATGAAGGCGAAAGTTACTATGCTGCACTTGACAAATGGTTTTCAGTAAAGGTATATCCTTCTGATAATGGAACAACAATCTTTTACCAGGATGTTACCGAAAGTAAATCGATAAGCATACAACTCGGCAAAAGTGAAGAGAAGTACCGCACGCTGTTTTATAAAAGCCCGCTTCCTGCATGGTTGTATGATTTTGAAACTTTGCAGTTTATTGATGTAAATGAGGCTGCTATAAGGCACTATGGCTATACACGCGATGAGTTTTTATCAATGACGATAAAAGATATAAGGCCGGAAGAAGATGTAATGCCCCTTCTTGAAGAAATAGCAGAAGTAAAAGAAAATAATTTTGACGGCACAGTAAACAGCACCTGGAGGCACATAAAGAAAAATGGTGATGTAATAATTGTAGAGGCAACCGCGCATTCATTTGAGCATGAAGGACGAACAGTACGGATTGTTATTGTTCACGATATTACTGAAAAGACACTTATGCAGCGTAAACTCATAGAAAACCAGATAAAACTGAATGAAGCACAGGCAATAGGGCATATGGGCTATTGGGATGTTGACCTGAAAACAAACCTGCACACATGGTCGCCGGAATTATTTAAGATATTCGGGCTTGAGGCAAATGAAGCCAAGCCATCTGTGCACTTATTCCTATCATTGATACATCCTGAAGACAGGCAAATTGCAGAAAAACTTATTAAACGTGCACTATATGATCATAAAGACGCAAAAAGGGATTTCAGGTTTGTAACAACATCGGGTGAAAAAAGGCATGGGTATATTGAATGGAAGTTTGAGTATGATTTAGGTAATGTACCTGTAAGGCTGTTCGGGATTGTACAGGATATAACCAGCCGTAAAGACGCTGAAGAAAGCGCGAAGCTTCTTGAAGCAAAGATTAAAGAACAAAAAATACAGCAGCAGAAAAAGATTTCTAAAGCTATAATTAAAGCGCAGGAAAAACAAAAGAACTACATAGCCCAGGAATTGCATGACAATATTAACCAGATTTTATACGGAGCCAGATTTCACCTAGGTGCCGTGGGTAGAAAAAATGAAGCTGTAAAAGAAGTTATTAAAGAGCCGGCTGAACAAATAGGCAAAGCAATGGAAGAAATCCACTCATTGTGCCAAAATCTGGTGTCACCTCTAACGGATGTGAATCTTGAGGAAATTATCAATGATCTTATCCTTAAACTTAACTGCCATGACGATACTTCTTTAAATATCAATTTTTCATATTCAGCGCCAATTGAATTTTCTGATGAAATAAAGCTCAATATCTACAGGATAATTCAGGAACAGCTGCACAACATTTTTAAGTACGCTGATGCCAGTAATGTAAACATATCACTAAATCTTTGTGACGGCTGTATTTGTGTAACTGTGGAAGATGATGGAAAAGGCTTTGATGTAAACGAAAAAAGGAAAGGCTTTGGCATATCAAACATTATGCACAGGGCAGAGGCCTTTAACGGTAAAGTGAAAATAAAAAGCAAGATTGGTGAAGGTACTAAAACAAAGGTTGTAATACCTTATAACTTAGTTGCTGAAGAGGGAACGGAGGTTTATATGGATTAG
- a CDS encoding SDR family oxidoreductase codes for MSATKNYALITGATEGIGYELAKLFAKDKYNLIIVARHEATLKEKAQEFAGNGIEVLPIAKDLFSREAAFELCSEVTAKGIEVEVLVNNAGQGAYGLFQDNDIEKELSIVDLNIASLMIITKHFVKEMIARNRGKILNLASIASESPGPWQAVYHGTKAFVLSFSEGLRSELKDTAITVTALQPGATDTDFFNKADMNRSKIVQENDLSDPADVAKDGYDALMAGKDKIVSGFKNKLMTTLGNITPDTMQAEQMKKMQEPTDKS; via the coding sequence ATGTCAGCAACTAAAAACTATGCGTTAATAACCGGCGCAACCGAAGGTATAGGTTATGAGCTTGCAAAGCTATTTGCAAAAGATAAATACAACCTGATAATAGTGGCCCGCCATGAAGCAACGCTTAAAGAAAAGGCACAGGAATTTGCCGGCAATGGCATTGAAGTACTCCCTATAGCAAAAGATTTGTTCAGCAGGGAGGCTGCTTTTGAACTTTGCAGTGAAGTAACTGCAAAAGGCATTGAGGTGGAAGTACTGGTTAACAACGCCGGACAGGGAGCATACGGGCTGTTTCAGGATAATGATATTGAAAAGGAACTTTCAATAGTAGACCTAAACATTGCCTCACTGATGATCATTACGAAACATTTTGTAAAAGAAATGATTGCCCGCAACCGCGGAAAAATTCTAAACCTTGCCTCTATTGCCAGTGAGTCTCCCGGGCCGTGGCAGGCAGTATATCATGGCACAAAGGCTTTTGTGCTGTCTTTTTCGGAAGGGTTGCGCTCTGAGCTTAAAGATACCGCAATAACTGTTACAGCATTGCAGCCGGGCGCTACTGATACTGATTTCTTTAATAAAGCTGATATGAACCGGAGCAAAATTGTACAGGAGAATGACCTATCTGACCCTGCGGATGTTGCAAAAGACGGCTACGACGCATTAATGGCAGGGAAAGACAAAATCGTATCAGGCTTTAAAAACAAGCTTATGACCACTTTAGGAAATATTACCCCTGATACAATGCAGGCAGAGCAGATGAAAAAGATGCAGGAACCTACTGATAAATCGTAA
- a CDS encoding T9SS type A sorting domain-containing protein: MKKLYSLLLLFISVTVFAQSYNFTVYNTQNSGIASNNVNDFKQSSSGTLWIATNNGLSRMVGNTFTNYNTSNSAIGTDMLNKVAVAGTTVWISTYGNGIIRYNGTTFTNFNTNNPGMPNNTATGIATDGAGNLWMASSSGLSKFNGTTWTTYNTANSQIVSNNVTSVFTDSSNNVWLSASGALMKFNGTTFTIVNDQVEKILKVVGTTIYVDTFDGFGKIVGTDYTGFYLVNNESCLASCGVEALGIDETNKVWLGLENCGNYAGGIQRFTDCTTYRTSNSILPDNNITSINVVDSNVIWAGTLEGGLVKINKTDGGCGSPTGLGVYQESISTYAAQLYWTPANPTTTGYTYYYNTVNQIGGQSGQTSESHVWIDQLQPNTTYYWWVSSACNQTWVAGGSFTTLPNPVDVTCFVQIAAGATHSMGIKADGTLWAWGANEAGQLGIGSQTNQSIPKQVGTANNWQSVSAGLQHTVAIKTNGTLWAWGSNANGRLGNGVTSAVATTQPVQIGTATNWKSVEAGEGHTIALKTNGTLWGWGFNAVGSVGDGSTTDRSVPVQIGTGTTWQNIYTGAYHSFAMKTDGTLWAWGLNAYGQLGDGTTVSKTSPVQIAITGIVSFAAGGFHAVAVKTNGTLWAWGNNEAGQVGNNTIVDKSTPTQIGTSTTWTVAGAGDQHSMAVTANGVLYSWGLNSSGQLGIGSTTNKLVPTYVNSNFDGWTAMAGGYDHTIAMLPNGKLWVAGNNTDGQLGVTGITSSNYLTDVACPTSAPLSNNEFEAVAAMKVYPNPVNDMLTISLDREIDNITIYNLLGQEVITKVVKANEAVIDVSGLGAGTYFVKAASGNDVKTSKIIKK; the protein is encoded by the coding sequence ATGAAGAAACTTTATTCTCTGTTACTGCTTTTCATTTCAGTTACGGTATTTGCACAGTCGTACAATTTTACGGTGTATAACACCCAGAACTCCGGCATTGCATCAAATAACGTGAACGATTTTAAGCAGTCATCATCCGGAACGCTTTGGATTGCTACCAACAACGGACTTTCAAGAATGGTAGGTAATACATTTACAAATTATAACACTTCAAATTCTGCTATCGGTACAGATATGCTTAACAAAGTGGCTGTTGCAGGCACAACTGTCTGGATATCAACTTACGGTAATGGTATTATTCGCTATAATGGTACAACTTTTACCAATTTCAATACAAACAATCCGGGTATGCCGAATAATACCGCCACAGGTATTGCTACAGACGGCGCCGGAAACCTATGGATGGCATCCTCATCAGGTCTTAGCAAGTTTAACGGTACTACCTGGACAACCTATAACACAGCTAATTCACAAATAGTGTCAAACAATGTTACCTCTGTATTTACAGACAGCAGTAATAATGTTTGGCTTTCGGCAAGTGGTGCTTTGATGAAATTCAACGGTACAACATTTACAATTGTTAACGACCAGGTTGAAAAAATACTTAAAGTTGTTGGAACCACTATTTATGTAGATACTTTTGATGGTTTCGGTAAAATTGTAGGAACCGATTATACAGGTTTTTATCTGGTAAACAACGAATCATGCCTTGCGAGTTGCGGCGTAGAAGCTTTGGGTATTGATGAAACCAATAAGGTATGGCTAGGGCTGGAGAATTGCGGAAATTATGCAGGCGGTATTCAAAGGTTTACCGATTGTACTACCTACAGGACATCAAACTCTATCTTGCCTGATAATAATATCACCTCAATCAATGTAGTTGATTCAAATGTTATATGGGCAGGAACTCTTGAAGGTGGCCTTGTGAAAATAAATAAGACAGATGGTGGCTGCGGTTCGCCTACAGGCCTGGGTGTATATCAGGAAAGCATATCAACATATGCTGCCCAATTGTACTGGACTCCGGCAAACCCTACAACAACAGGCTATACATATTATTATAACACTGTAAACCAGATAGGAGGACAATCAGGGCAAACATCGGAAAGTCATGTTTGGATTGACCAGCTACAGCCAAATACAACATACTACTGGTGGGTATCTTCGGCTTGTAACCAAACCTGGGTTGCGGGCGGCAGCTTTACAACGCTTCCTAATCCTGTAGATGTAACTTGTTTTGTACAAATAGCAGCGGGAGCCACGCATAGCATGGGTATAAAAGCAGACGGTACTCTGTGGGCCTGGGGTGCCAATGAGGCAGGCCAGCTTGGCATAGGAAGCCAAACTAACCAAAGCATACCTAAGCAGGTAGGTACAGCCAATAACTGGCAAAGTGTTTCAGCCGGTTTGCAGCACACCGTTGCAATTAAAACAAACGGTACATTATGGGCATGGGGCAGCAATGCCAATGGCAGGCTTGGAAACGGTGTAACATCGGCTGTAGCTACGACTCAGCCTGTACAAATTGGTACTGCAACCAACTGGAAAAGTGTAGAAGCGGGCGAGGGGCATACTATAGCTTTAAAAACAAACGGAACACTTTGGGGCTGGGGCTTTAATGCTGTGGGTAGTGTAGGTGATGGTAGTACTACAGACAGAAGTGTACCTGTACAAATAGGTACCGGCACCACATGGCAAAATATATATACAGGAGCATACCACAGTTTTGCTATGAAAACCGACGGCACATTGTGGGCGTGGGGACTAAACGCCTACGGACAACTTGGTGACGGTACAACAGTGAGTAAAACATCGCCAGTACAAATAGCCATTACAGGTATTGTAAGTTTTGCTGCAGGTGGTTTCCACGCAGTTGCAGTTAAAACAAATGGTACACTTTGGGCATGGGGTAACAATGAAGCAGGCCAGGTTGGCAACAATACCATTGTTGATAAAAGCACACCTACCCAAATTGGTACAAGCACCACCTGGACTGTAGCCGGAGCCGGAGACCAGCATTCAATGGCTGTAACTGCAAATGGTGTATTGTACTCATGGGGATTAAACAGCAGCGGGCAGCTTGGCATAGGCTCAACCACAAACAAACTTGTGCCAACTTACGTAAACAGTAATTTTGATGGCTGGACTGCAATGGCAGGAGGTTATGATCATACAATTGCGATGCTCCCTAACGGAAAACTGTGGGTTGCAGGCAACAATACTGACGGACAGCTGGGCGTAACAGGTATTACAAGCTCAAATTATCTTACAGATGTGGCATGCCCAACATCAGCTCCGCTATCAAATAATGAATTTGAAGCTGTGGCTGCTATGAAGGTGTATCCTAACCCTGTAAATGATATGCTTACAATTTCTCTTGACAGGGAGATAGATAATATTACAATCTACAACCTGCTTGGGCAGGAAGTAATTACAAAGGTTGTAAAAGCTAATGAAGCTGTGATAGATGTTTCAGGCCTTGGCGCCGGTACATACTTTGTTAAAGCGGCTTCAGGCAATGATGTGAAGACTTCTAAGATTATCAAGAAGTAA